Below is a window of Perca flavescens isolate YP-PL-M2 chromosome 12, PFLA_1.0, whole genome shotgun sequence DNA.
aaactgaATTATTGATTCGATTAAAGACCTTGACAAATTAACTCAAAATTATGCCATACTGTGTTCAATTAGAAATCCGGGGAGGGCATACCACAAAACATCTCCTTGGCCGTACCAGCTTTTCACATTTATGGACACAAATTGCCCTGCCAGGTAAATTCATAATTTGCTCTCTTTTTGGCCTCCATTTTTAATGTCTATCCACTGTACACCTGAGATAAGTACAAATGCCTTAAAGTAATCTTTATTCTAACATTTCCCCACCTAGTGTTTGACTTGTTTCAGAGATGCACTTTTTAGTGATATATTGGAAACCGCTTACAGTGTTCATATCTCTCCAGGTCAAGTTAATAACTGTAAGTTGATTGTTATAAgcaaatttgttttatttttgtttattttttatgctgATTAACATCTAATTTCTATAATTATTACATTAATATAAAGTAATGAAATGGACAGTTTTGCTACtgatttaaaataacataaactGTATCAGGGCCCTCTCCTGCCCCAAGCCCTTCAAGTCTGAAAGGTCAGGGTGTAACCATGATCACGATAAGCAGTTTCCACTGTAGTAGGATAATGCTTAGTGCCAGTGCATGTGATATTCTAAGACTTTGCTTTAATCACAGATCAAGTACAGCACCAGGCGGCTTGAAGGGTTTGGGCTCACAGATGGGGAAGGAATGGAAAGGCTGTGGTCTTTCCTCCAAGATTTGCCAGAGTCACAAAGGAGATGACTCCATCTCACCGCCTTGACCTGCTGACTGATGCCCTTTTACATTATGGACGGAGGAAATCAACTGACCTGGGTTTGTCCACTGCTGTATAACCTGTCTAAATTTGTTGTTCAGTGTTACCACTGTGCCAAGTGGTTTAATGTCTAAACATTTGATATATTTTGGAGTTAAGCTGATCGCACACAAATTGGTAAGCATCAGTACATTAAACTTTCTTTACAGAGGTCCAGCTCCTGCAAAGATTAGACAGAGCAGAGAAAATATCAATTTCGCTCAAGAAGACATCTCATCTGTCATCAGAGAGGCACCAGGTAAACCCTGCACATAAgaagcagtcaacaatagttgTGAATGGAAGAATTTTAGATTCCATTTACAAGCGCATTTTGTGAGTATGTAGCAatgactgtttttattttttaattgtcttgtttcctgttattttgttgttgcCTAGTGTTGGTTTCTGAGCGAGACATGGAGAGATGGAAGAAAAGGGAGATCAAACTAGcccaacagaaacagaaaccaaTACGTATGCAACTgaagtgaatgtgtgaatgtcttTAATATTGTAATAAGGTCATGAATATTATTAACAAAGACTATTGCAAATATGTTATACTTACCTTTCCATGTACAGTAATGAAAGACAATCCTGTAAACTGTGAGGGTAAAGAAGTAACATGAAATTAAGCGCTTTATTATAGCAGTAGTAATGTCTTTATCTGTTCTCCAGACACTGTCTGTAGATGGAAAAGGGACTACATCACCAAGCTGATTCAGTTCTACAAGTTCAAGTAAGACTTCAATGTGTTGATGTAAGACTATATAGTAATTACACCCATCTTTAAGTAACCTACTGATGTGCTTCAACATGGAAGACTAGGTGTGATTACATAGCTATGAGTGAGACAATAACAGCATATTTTTAGGGAACTCTTCCAACGTTTTTATTAATTACCTATAGGCCCACCTATAAGCAGCTCAACtcataatatgttggattcattttaAGACCCCCCCACCGCATTGACTCTGAAGACCCCTGTTGAAGATTCCTGTTATAAATGAAGAGTTGCTATAATGCTGCAGTACCAGTTCCTTATAACTTCTACAGTGTTTGGTCAGGTGTACCACAGTAATGATTTCTGGTAGGTAACTACTGAATTCTTGTGCTGTACTTCTTGTAATGTATAGATCTGGAACTCGTGAGTTGTACATGGAGGATGGAACAGAGTAAGTAGGCTGTATCTGTCTGTTGCTGTTCTCTGATCAAGTGTctaaataacatttaataatATTTACTTGATGACCATTGTAGAATTGAGAACTCTCTGCTGAACATGGAAACAAAACACCGCATTGGGAGAAGATGGAAAGAATCTGATTCGACTTCCAGTCTACCCTTAAAGATGTTGACAGTGACCTCAGAGGCCAACTTATATGCAAGGCAAGAACTGAATCAAGGGAGAGAGCAGTCCTCCTCTATCTGAAaagaaaatatccaggtaaagTGCTGTGGAtaagttagggctgggcaatatggagaaaatcaaatatcacgatatttttgaccaaaataTCAATACCACAACGATAGTGTCGTGTTAACTATTGATGCTTTCAcagaatatttacacaatgagattttagataaatgataaaatataatatatgataaataatcatcagtaatgtggatataacgaataagtgggtaaaggcaaataatagaacagttacaacagtctggtaagttcagaaaatgacatcactttactgtaatgcagcctttaaaaccaggaaaagacaacacttatgtcattttatgatattacgatatccaaaatctaagacaatataatattgatatattgcccagctctaggatAAGTAGATAAAATAAGTAGATAGAATTTTAAGATTTGAATTTTAACTTTTCAAAGGACCATAATACAAACTAATTAAtttctttgcatgtgtgttttctaACTTTGTTTCAGATGGGCAGGGCATTGCCATTAGACTGTCCAAGCAGGTAGCCAACAAGAGACTGAGACAAGCAATCAAGGAATACAACCGTATTCAGTGGCCACCGCAGATGAGCATCTTCCCTGCAACAATTGATTTTCAGGAAGCATGCGATCCCTCTTGGCCTGTCTACTTCTGCTCTGATGAGACTGTAAGTCTAGTTACCTAAACCTAGTAACCACACTGCAATCACTCTAGTAACCATCTGACAACCGCTTAGTAACCACAACTACCTGGAAATCATTTTCATCAACCACCTGCTAACATGAGATAGCACTTTGTTTCCTTATGTCTTCTACTAGATTGAAGAAGATGATGTTTCAAGGAGTCTGAAAAGGCGTGGAATTGATGTCTTACATATGAGGACACGGGCAGCTGAGGAAAAGCACATGCTTTACCAGGAAATGAGAACTGTAACTGAACACCTCAATCAGCAGCATGCCTTTCTGTGCTCTGCCATCAATGACACAGAGCAGCCTGGTGCAAAAGCTGCTCTAATCCAACGTCTCAAACAGCTGGAAAGAAAGCTACATCATGCCACTGTGATGTTTCACCAACATGTACCAGACATTGTTCCTGCAACATGTAGTTATGTCGTCCCAGAAACCCCCTACCTGTCTCAGGACCTCCCCATGTCAAGCATACAGACACTGGTatacgatgatgatgatgatgatgatgatgatgatgatgatgatgatgatgatgatgatgatgatgatgatgataatgacagCAACTAGCACTGTAAGCACTCATAACTAGGGCTGGTTTGCTGCTTCCTGGTTTTTAATGAATAGTTTGAGCAGGCTTGTATGCTTTGCTATTTATCATTCAAAATGTCTCCTTAATTCAGCGCTAACCAAAATTCAACAAACTGACAGTTTAGgttctgtgtgttttcattgtaaCTGATCAGGATCTAATTGATGCTGTGTTGctgattagttgattagtctaactgcaaaaaaatccatgtttgtttttcttgagCTCTGAACAGTCCTGCCAAtgtgaaccaaaaaaaaaatattgaaacaaGCTGTTTTTggacaataaataaacactttttGTCGAAGCTGCTGTCTAAGTAACTTTTTAAAGCGTTGTTGTACTCAATGTATAGCCAGCTTTGGTGTTTTGAATGATTACACTTAACACTTAACCATAATATTGtatctgtacagtatgtttttctAAGAAGGATacttaaataaagtttttttcaatCTTTGGTAGCAGAAGGTTTTCGGAAGTACATTGAAAAAACAACACTACCCACAATGTTACGCGTAACAGCAACGTCTCTGATTGTCCAATCTCGCTGTTACCATAGAAACGTTTACCCCGCAAAAATACGAACGGCTACCTTTGCcttttccatagatatatatgCCTTTTCttgccgttttcaaaatgttttttttttgccgaatCAAATGGTTTATGCTCACTATTCATCTGTAGCTGGTTGTCATGGTTACAGGCTTAAAACTTTCTATCAGCTATTTTCGAATGGGGGAAAAACACTTCGGAAGCAGAGCCATTCAAAAGTGGGTAGTCAATGTTGAGCTCTATATTTCTGAAATAAACcaacatatacattttttcatAACAGAACATCTAGATGCTGTGTAATTACTAATTCGGATTTACTAGATATTTGAAATATTCAGTAGATATATCTTTTCAGAACCCTAGTTTACAACCCTAATTTGCAAACCAGAAGAACTACAACTGTAGTGCTGATTTGTATCAAGCTACATGGCGTGGCTacagggagttgtagtttttaaaacattacagtttttcttagAATTGGAGGTTGTAAATATTGAGATGAGAGTAGAGTGAGGGGTTTAGGTGTATAGTAAACGCATCTATGTAATCATATTTCAAATATGTAATTGTTAAATtggttaaaattaattaaattacattttaacagtATTTGACACCACCCCCAGTTGTTGACTATAATGACTTGATAGATGAGGCCAATAGCTTTTTATAACACTTGGTCCCATGTCTCTAACCCCTTTTGTTACTGAATTACAAGCATTTAAACATGCACCAGAGGGATGTTTCAAAGGGCGGTCATTCAAAGCAGGAGCCATGAAGAATCTTTATACTaacatatgttactctccaggaCAAGACCTTTCCAACAATGTATTTGGTTCAACTCTACAACAAAGTTTTAATTTTCTCATTTCACAGACACAAGCCAGCAGGTGCACTCTTTCAGAGAGCACTTTCAAGGcttaatatataaaatgaagctttttgtttgtttgtttgtttctgactgtgtaaaaatatttaacacacacacacacacacacacagtttatttcTGTTTGGGACACACATGGCATAGGCTATTATGTTAATGCTGCTATTAGGGTTGTAAATCAAACGTGTATTATTAGTGTTATTCAAAACCAAGAGGACACATAGTGTAGCCCTAGGCCCTGTTCTATTCTCTGTAGGCTATTCCTCCATtgaaattttttattttgagctttacaaaaggc
It encodes the following:
- the LOC114565314 gene encoding uncharacterized protein LOC114565314 yields the protein MSIFPATIDFQEACDPSWPVYFCSDETIEEDDVSRSLKRRGIDVLHMRTRAAEEKHMLYQEMRTVTEHLNQQHAFLCSAINDTEQPGAKAALIQRLKQLERKLHHATVMFHQHVPDIVPATCSYVVPETPYLSQDLPMSSIQTLVYDDDDDDDDDDDDDDDDDDDDDDDNDSN